Part of the Oncorhynchus clarkii lewisi isolate Uvic-CL-2024 unplaced genomic scaffold, UVic_Ocla_1.0 unplaced_contig_3349_pilon_pilon, whole genome shotgun sequence genome, ccagagtctcccgtctgtcctgagctgccagagtctcctgtctgtcctgagctgccagagtctcccgtctgtcctgacctgccagagtctcccgcaaatcctgagctgccagagccgccagtctgtcctgagctgccagagccgccagtctgccctgagctgccagagccgtcagtcggccaggagctgccagagccgtcagtcagccaggagagCTGCCGAAGTCTCCCgtccgtccggtgctgccggaatctcccgtccattcgggacccgtggcttgGGTCTCCAGTCTGAGGTCGGCGGCAAGGGGCGCCAAATTAAAGAGGCCACAGAGGCGGGTAGATAGGCGAAgaaggactatggtggagtggggtccacgccgccaccgcggacagacatccacccagaccctcccctataggtttaggttttgcggccggagtctgcacctttgggggggtactgtcacgttctgaccttagttcctttgttttttcCAGGTTTTTGTGGTTGGTCCACACAATGAATGGATGTTCCACCCTTTCCAGCCAGTACCTCCATTCCGCCAAACACCATCTTCACCGCAAGAAACTCCCGATTCCCCACATCGTAGATCCTCCCTGTGGCATTGAGGCGGTGGGAGAAGAAGGCGCAGGGATTCATCTTAAGGTCCAGGGAAGAACGTTGGGTGAGGACAGCCCCCACTTTGACATCCGAAGCATTggcctccaccacgaactgaAGGGAAGGGTCAGGATGAACCAAGGTAGGAGCAGTGGTGAAGTGGTGTTTGAGGTTCTAGGATGCTCGGTCAGCAGCAAAGAACCACGTGAATGGAACCTTGGTAGGTGAATGCAGACAGGATGGAAGGTGCTGTAACCCCGGATAAAGCGGTGATAAAAGTTGACATACCCCAGGAAACATTGTAGCTGCATGTTGGATGTAGGCTGAAgccaatccaccactgctctCACAATGCCGGGATCCATCTGGACACTCCCAGCAGAGATGATGTAACCCAGATAGTGGAGCGATGGAACTCGCACTTCTTCGCCTTCACAAACAGCTGCTTCTCCAGAAGGCGTTGAAGAACCAGCCAGATGTGGAGTACGTGTTTTCAGGGGGAGCgggagaagacgaggatgtcatTAATGTAGACGAAGACAAACTGGTTCAACATGTCGCGGAGAACATCATTTACCAGAGCCTGTAACATAGCAAGGGCGTTGGTGAGGCCAAAAGGCATGACCAGATACTCGTAGTAGCCACTGGTCATATAAATTCTGCAGaaatgtaggtctccatagccttgcTTTCAAGTCCCGACAGAGAGTACAAACATCCATGGGGTGGTATGGTGCTAGGGAGAAGGCCAATCCCGCAGTCATAGGATCAGTGCGGCTGAAGCAAAGTGGCTTCAGTGGTCTTGCTGAACACCTCCCTGAAGGTCATGGTACTCTGTGTGGATGGCGGAGAGTTTCGGGGCATCTTCCGGGccccaggaagacgtcccggTGCAGGTTGTTCTGACTTCCGACAATGGACGTAGCAGAACggactccagcccatgatggcacccaTAGACCAGTTGATGAGAGATTGTGTCGCCGAAGCCAGGAGATTCCCAAAACCACGGGAATCTGAGGAGACTTGATGAGCAGAAATTGAATGGTCTAACTGTGATTCTCTGACACccgtaggttgatgggagtggtattGTGAGTGACCCGGCCTATGGGCTGGTTTCCCTATAGCAGAATGGGATGAAATAGGGTTGCGAGCAAGGGAAGCAGAAAGGTTCTCCGTAtagcccaccagagtactcactcCTACCGGTGAGCCTGCTCTTTTTAAAGGACAAGAGGTTACAAAATGACCAAGTGTCCCGCAATACATACAACTCTTCGCGTTGATCCTGTATTGCCTTTCCACTGGCATCCCAGCTTTGCCTAGTTGCATAGGCTCGGGAAGCAGTGCTCAGCCATCTTCGGCGACTCTTGGGGGAGGTCAGGAAGCCTCGGATTCTCTCGGCAACGGGAGGGTTGGGGACTTCCGGGATTACTCTGAGGCCAGGTGGAATCCCTGGACGTGCGAGCAAAATCGGCCATCGATGCAGATGGTCATCGCGATGAGGGAGGCGCAATCCGTAGGTAACTCCCGAGCAGCAAGCTCGTCCTTGACCTCCTGCAGGAACATATCGAAAAGCGCTTCCTGGTTCCAAACACTCTCCTCTGCCAACTTGCAGAAATCCACAgaatagtctgccacactgcgggAGTCCTGACGAATCTGGATTAGCTTCCAGGCAGCTTCTCTCCCGGAGAATGGGGCATCAAAAACCTTCTTCACCTTTCCCACGAACCCATAGAAACTAACGCATATGGCCGGTTGTTGTTCCCATACAGCAGTAGCCCAAGTGAGAGCCCTCTTGGACATCAGTGTGAAGAGTTAGGCTATCTTGGAGCGAtctgaggggaaggaggagggatgaaGCTCAAAGACGAGGGCCCACTGAGCAAGAAACGCCCGACGGGTGCTCGGCTCTCCATTGAAGCGTTCCAGGTAGAGGTAAGCGGGACTCCAGAGAAGGTGGAGTGACCGATGACACGGCGCAGCTAGCAGCTGAGTTACTGAGGGGCTGTGGGGTTACCACAGTGGTAGGCTGCCTCCCAGACAAACTGCAGAATTGCTCCAGCAAAATGTCCAACGCCCGGTCATGGAGTTCAGCCAACGTTTGGACTCCCTCCATAAGGCCACGAAGCAATTTCTCGTGCGTAAcgatggtggctccttgggaggagatggcattGCGCAGCTGGcccgagtctgctgggtcagtcatggccagttcgtactatcacgtttcaaggtaagacccagatgcagacaacgttgAATTAACAATTGTTTAATAATCCATTAGGGGCAGGCAAAATACAGGTCAAGGACaagcaggggtcaataatccagatcGGTAGGGCAAAGGTACTGgacggcaggcagactcagggtagGCAGAAAAGGTCAAACCCAGAAAACTAGAGAACAGGGACAATCaagagacaggaatagagggGAAAACGCTGttaggcttgacgaaacaaaacaaactggcaacagacaaacagagatcacaggtataaatacacaggggataatggggagatgggcgacacctggaggggagtgtacacaatcacaaagacaggtgaaaccgatcagggtgtgacacagatCTTCATGATTGCACACATACATGATAATGTACAGTACACCTTGGTTCACTACAGGGCCACTAAAAGTGATGCTGCTGAGATAGTTAACATTCCACCTTTCTGTCTTCCTCACACACAAGTTAACCACTGCACCTAATGCCAGTTGTCATGGTCACTGGCAAGTTGTGTCACTGGATGAGTTCCAGACATTTCTCagtaacatgttttttttttcaattttgtgGCAGAATCATGTATTCTGCATTGAATAAAACACAATAAAATTAAACATCTTAATTGTTGCTTTTTTTCCTGAGCTTTcgtatatctcctagatataggacagacacttgaAAACGTTTTTACTgtattttttgccatttatgaatgtgttattcaatgtgtttctgtggactacagtaatccaaattcagtattttatcaatacatttctttacatttttttcatACATAAAATTACATATCAAATAGCTAAAGGACCGATtgttatgaccatcttaaaacgaCTGCATTATGTTAGCTTAGTGACAGTTGTCAAAGCAACAGTTTAGTGTCAAAGCGGATAGACGGTAGGTTGTATGATTGTTCACTGCGTCCCTGTGACTTCTGTTGTCTCTGTTAGTGAATACATGGCTGCTGAAAGGATTCTTGATAACTGagccccgccccctctctccttccaccctgTCATAACATTGGCCATGTTCCAGGCTGACTACATTGCAAACAGAACTCACAACTTCTGGATAGGTGTTTAACATCTCAGTTAACCACATCATATGGTATAGCAATCTGATGAGCATTGGTTGCAACTCAATTGCAATATAGTCGGCCTGGAACGAGACAGCTCTCTCCTCGTTGTAGTTGATAGATTGAGCTGTACTGAGCTCTGACTTCACAGATACAGGAAACTACTAACCCTGCTACTGTTCTCCCTCCCATCTCACTCTGACCTCACAGACACAGGAAACTACTAACCCTGCTACTGTTCTCCCTCCTATCTCACTCTGACCTCACAGACACAGGAAACTACTAACCCTGCTActgctctccctccatcacttTGATTTCAAAACCATAAATGTCAGTTATTTCTACAAATATGTTTTTAACTTTTAATCTTTGGTTAAAACTAAATATATTTGTAGCCACTTCTAATTATACCTGAGAACAAACATATTTTCTTCAAGTGAATTGAAATTGATATCTTTATAGCAGATGTACAGGAAGTGGATAAATAGGACAGGAGATGTCATATTGCTCAAGGCTTTTCTTTACTGGTTTTAACAAAAGCTGAAATGCACATGACAACAAATGCCAATTCCCTGGCAGAGGAAATATTAACAATATAACAAACAATGTGGGTATCATTTATAACAGGACAGATGACTAGTCGGAGAAGAAGGCAGATATTTTACATGTTTTTCTGTTAGtttatttgcattgtttgtatgtgtgtatgtgtgtgtgcaattgATGCAAATGTGCCAGTCTGGTCGTTTCCGAGGAGAGGGTTGTGAGGTACTGCTAGTAAGTAACCCTGGTCCTGTAGTGCTgcaggcacttcatgtttttcatttaacctggaagaccaggtgttgaatttaggcaatcactgaactgatcagtTAGCTAAGTAGCTCAGTGTGGTCTGTAGTTGTGAGaaaatcctgcagtacctgcAGCACTACAGAAAGAGTGTTGTCTGCCAATCATCCCTTTAGCTGGTGGAGTTAAATACTGCCCTCTTCTGGCTGCTGTGCAGAATGAACCGTGCCTTTTAACTAAAGGCCTCTGGGTACAttagtgtgtgtttggttttcaGTGGTCCTAATCTGGCACACCTGATTCAGTCTACTAATCATCAAATTGTTGACTAATTGATGCAGGTGTGCCTGTCTGGTGAACCCAGAGGAGAGTGTTGGGAAGTACTGCACCTTGTAGGCAACCGTGGTCCTGGAGGGGCCCAGGCAAATCATGTTTTGAATTTAACCTACCTGGAAGACCAGttgtgttgaatttaggcaatcactgaactgatcccTACTGTGTGAGACTGGATTTGAATAACCCTAGTCTGAGCTTTCTCTGTCAATCAGGCCTTTAGCTGGTTAAGTGAAATGCTTTCCTCTTCTGGTAACTGTGAAGAATGCTCCATGTCACTGCAGCCTACCTAAACTGAAGGATCTGTCAACCATctatttaaaatgtttatttcccCAGAATCCAACTTCTAAATAAGTGTTGCCCATTAACAGGTGTGAGACAATCATATGAATATTGATCGTCAGATCAATTAAAAAAAGGTCAATGACTAAAATATGTCCTTGATTGTTGTACTATTTGATGTTAATTGTCAACCTGCCTCTTAGGCAAACCACTTAGACCATGTCTGACATCTGTCTTGACTACTACTGACTATAACTACTGTGTTCTGATCATACTACACACTATTTAGAATGGAGCCTGGTGAGCCGGCTGGATCTCTTACATTAATTAATATTACGCTACATGGCTATCTGTCTGGTTATTACTACGCTATTTACAATGTACAGTCTAGTTAAAATGTATACAATAAGCAACAAATATTAACATACTAGGTtcacccatactgagaatgtgtttTCTACAGTCTATTCACTTATCTTATTATCAGCTGATTATCATCTGGGTCTGAAGTGACaattctcttcctcaatagaATGTAGTGAAGAACACTAGATTAAAAACTGAAATTATTATGACGTCCTGGCATTGAAAGCATACTCAATATTAGAAATGTCACATACTATAGAACATTGTATTTTCTCATATCCATCAGCTTACTAGTTAGTATGGGGAGTTGGACTTGGCCCGTGTGTTTAGTCTTATGGTAGAATCACATACCAGACAGAAGCCTACATATAGTTCTTTCTCTCTATTAACCTATGGCCTATATTGTTCTTATATGTTATCAatgtgtgttggttgtgtttgAGTCCCTCAAACCAGTTTTTCCAGGTGAACAACATACCTAATGAAACCGACAGAATATCCCTCCCATGAAAAGGCTGCATGATATTTAGGTTTGATACTATAGCTGCATCAATCATCTTTATTTTGTCTCCTCCCACTCATCTGAGAGGCGTACGGCCAGTGACCTCACAGACAGAAAACGACTAACCCTTCTCAGTGCTCTCTCACCCAACCCTCTCACTCAGCCTCAGAGAGCTCTCAAAGTTAACGACTAACCCTTCTCAGTGCTCTCTCACCCAACCCTCTCACTCAGCCTCAGAGAGCTCTCAAAGTTAACGACTAACCCTTCTCAGTGCTCTCTCACCCAACCCTCTCACTCAGCCTCAGAGAGCTCTCAAAGTTAACGACTAACCCTTCTCAGTGCTCTCTCACCCAACCCTCTCACTCAGCCTCAGAGAGCTCTCCAAGTTAACGACTAACCCTTCTCAGTGCTCTCTCACCCAACCCTCTCACTCAGCCTCAGAGAGCTCTCAAAGTTAACGACTAACCCTTCTCAGTGCTCTCTCACCCAACCCTCTCACTCAGCCTCAGAGAGCTCTCCAAGTTAACGACTAACCCTTCTCAGTGCTCTCTCACCCAACCCTCTCACTCAACCTCAGAGAGCCCTCCAAGTTTTATTTTCTCCTCACTCTTGTTATTCTTACAACCCGTTACGAACTGACCTTAGGTTCAATTGAGTCAGTTTGTCTGATATAATACATTACAGATTAGACATGATGGGACACATGCAATCCTGTCAAGACTTGCATAGTGTGAAAGGTAATACAAGTGAAGGATTTTGTAAACCATGTAATGTGAGGCAAGCTTTAAAGCCAGTACTGACGTGTCATTTCTTTGTACAGCCATTAGGCATGACAGTCAAGAACATAAGGTGATTTTAAGGATTTTGAAAATGGTGTAATGTGAAAAAAGCTTTATCATGTTAACCACAATGTCACTCAGATGTGATGATAGTGGCTGGTTCTCTTTGGCTTCATCTCGGCAACTCAGAACCAATTATTACATGAGCACTGGCCTCTAAACAGTTACTAGTGTTGGTTGTGGGGGGTTGAGATGTTGGACTAGTGGTGGAACCAGGGACGATCATCTTTGGtagccctccccctctctctgcaagtCGCGTGCAACGTATGGCCGAAAAATCCCTCCCCTTCCAAAACTCAAAAGCTGCCAGGTGTACTGTAGGTAGCCGCGGTCACGGTGTACATGCCAGCAAAGGTCAAGAAAATATTACACGTGACCAAGACATGTAATCTCAACCATTTCAAAACAgtagcagtaaaaaaaaatatgcaacCGAGCAATCAATGCAGGTTAATACAAGCATTAACAGGGGTTGCATTCCAGGTCGAATACATTGCAGACAATgcattgcatcaaccaatggttgtgtgCCACATCATCGACTGCGTAGTCGGGCAACAGATTGCTAAATGATGTGGTTAGTTGATATGTTAAAGACCTATACAGGTGTGAGATTAGGCATGCGTCTGCAATGTAGCTGACCTGGAACACAGCCAAAATCTCTACACTGTGAAGCTGGGGCAGCTGTTGTGTCAGATCAGGCTACTTCTCATTGTTAGAGGTGGTGGTAATGATCAGTAATATACAGTAGTTATCAACATAATATAGAGTATTATGTAGCCTGTATCTGATGCTCTGATGATGTTCGATTCTCCTCCACTGAAAATCAATTTGCAATTCAGATCAGTGTCTGTTCCCTTGCTCTTTAGTGTGTAGACGACTTCACACAACAGGTTATTCACTGGTGACTTTGTCTGGATTTTGGTGACTTCAAAAATCTCATATGGAGGAATTAAAACTTGTCTCTCTTCAGGAAAGGCTGAGTAAGAAGTTAGCTCAGCACCAAAGCAAGTGTGGACCTCAAAGCAAGACACATTCCCAAAGTTGGTTAAGTCGGATCTTAAAGAGCTTGTGGCGAAGGTGCCGAAACGGATCTCGTGGTTGAGAACACTCTGATCAAACTTCTTGTTGGTTCTGTGAAAGGTTTCCTTACATGTCTCTTGTCTTTCTCTAAGAATCTGAATGGCATCAGTCAGGTAGAAATACAGTGCATGGTACTTGAATGATGATGTCATATATGCAGAATGGCCCTCTTGAACTGCTTTGTTAAAGTCCAGGTACATTGATTTGGAATTTGATCCTGGTATGTTTTTTGTATACAAATAGATAGCAATAGAATGCTCTGTATTCAAACTGTCTCCATGTGGTATAGCGTGTGGTTTTGCTATGTTCCAGGATGTATTGAATTGAGGATTAGTGTTTAACTCATCGAAGAGGTACATGTTTTCAACCGCCCATAACATTAAATCTCTGCACCCATCATATTTGTCATCAACAGAAGAACGGACCATGTCTAGAGGTAGAATCTCTTGCATCCCTCCATCTTGAATCCCTCCATCTTGCATCCCTCCATCTTGAATGCCTCCATTCTCAGTTTCTCCATCCTGTAACAGTGACATTATTTAGACACGTTTCCATTCATGAGACTTATGGCAAACTGTACTAAAGTTTGGAAACGCTGATCTGATGTAGGGGCAAACAATGACAATTTAATAtgtaatcattaaaaaaaaattaaaaaataaatacaaaaaaagtcAAATATCTcacctttgaatggggtatgccGAAGATTAAAACTAAGATTACCATCAAAACAAGTAGGAAAATAACAGAAAAGACGATTGTCTTCTTTTTGTGTATGTTATTGATTTCCATCTAGTGACGTTGAAGAAGGAAGTAAAAGGTTACAGTTAGTTTCAACAAGAAACCAgtgctgtgttcgaatactcatacttacatactgtatactacatacttaatgagtacatactacatactataatttaattttagtatactgtaaacgaacGGTATCCTTTCAGTAGAGTGTACTAGAGCTTTGCCTGTCTAGCGCTTTGcctgctgttgctatgcaacttcttgctagcttgttagcatagcTAACAAATGACTAGCTAGACATCTTACAACTTCATTAACAATGTCCAATGAGAACGCACAATGACTATACCACTTAACTAACCTAAGAATGACCTGAATAGTAAAGTCAGTAaatgttgggtagttagttagatagcatatagttaatgtggtttgatgtattagtagccaactaacgttaggtagccaGCTAACATTCCGGTACATACAAGCAACTGCTGCAATGATATGCTATGCGGTTCGTAAGGCTAGCGTACCTAACAAATTGTCACCCAACATAATGTGTAACGTcatttatttgaaaagtcattacattattacattgcTGAACATTTTCTTAAAATATGTCATAATTACTTAAAGCAATGCATTGGTGTCTGCTCTCATCGGACGGCATATTTTTGCCATTTTCTACAAATCTGAAAATgttgtgaagccacgcccattttctgaagaattgcattatgagCCCCAAAAGCAcagaaatagtgtccactgcttgttATACTTCCTATTTTGACTAAtgtagtacgacatccgggacctgtggcatactaactatatccatactatgaccaataagcagaCTACATACTAAATTTCCgtcacaaatagtacggttagtgcggttagtatgagtattccaACACAGCTCAGGTCCTACTGTGCCTGTTCCTGAGGCATTCATATTGAGAGGTACAATTGGAAGACCTTGAAAATAAATGAAATTACATGTGACATTTGTAATATCTGCCATCAAATGTATTTGTGCTCTCTGTTCTCGCAAGTTAGTAAATTTGAATTATCACtcactgttatactgtactctgtgAGAGAGCAAAGTTACCACTATGATCATTCTTAAATCATTCATTTTTAGTGTATTTTgcttgtgaaataatctgtagaGAACTGGATGTACAGGCGTTGACAGAAAGAAATGTTCCATTCCTACCTGTTAGTTCAGTTCTGGTCACTCAATGTTATGGAATC contains:
- the LOC139396851 gene encoding ecto-ADP-ribosyltransferase 5-like, coding for MEINNIHKKKTIVFSVIFLLVLMVILVLIFGIPHSKDGETENGGIQDGGMQDGGIQDGGMQEILPLDMVRSSVDDKYDGCRDLMLWAVENMYLFDELNTNPQFNTSWNIAKPHAIPHGDSLNTEHSIAIYLYTKNIPGSNSKSMYLDFNKAVQEGHSAYMTSSFKYHALYFYLTDAIQILRERQETCKETFHRTNKKFDQSVLNHEIRFGTFATSSLRSDLTNFGNVSCFEVHTCFGAELTSYSAFPEERQVLIPPYEIFEVTKIQTKSPVNNLLCEVVYTLKSKGTDTDLNCKLIFSGGESNIIRASDTGYIILYIMLITTVYY